The Thermosynechococcus sp. HN-54 DNA segment CTAATTGCCAGATGCTGATCCGCTTGCCTTGGTCAATTGCTGGAGGCGTTGACGAATGTGTTCCACCGAGGCACGGGGGGAAAATCGTGGTACGGGCATGATCTGCTCTGCCACCACCAGATAGAGAACCGGAATCTCGTATTGATAGGCCTGCCACCACTCATCACGGCTGGTGATGTCGCGTACTTCAAGGGTAAATTCCCTCAGGGTGGCTAGCTTTTCTTGCAGTCCTTCACAGAGGTGACAGCCGGGCTTGCTATAGAGAATCAAGTGTGTCACGGTTGAGGCGCAGAAACGAGGGGGGTATCGCCAATATGACGGTGATCCCGCAAGCCAAAAATGGCTTCTACATGGCGGTAGTGCTTAATTTCAATCAAGTTGTGGAAGGGGTCTTCGAGAAAGAATGTTTGGTGCTCTAAGGGGGTATTGGCAAAGCGGGTGCGCGGTGGCTGGTAAAAGTCAAGTCCCTTGTTAATCACACGCTCGTAAAGGTTTTGCCAGTCCGCTTGTGCCAAGAAAATCAAGCCAAAGTGGCGTGGATAAATGCTCTTGGGTGGGGTTAAGGGTTCATCAGTGACATGAGCTACCAGTTGATGGCCATAGAGCTTCATGATCAGGCAGTGGGGATTTTCGCGCCCCGGCTCACAGCCCAACCCATCAACGTAGTAGGCCTTGGTGTCCGTCAAATTACTGACGGGAAAGGCAAGGTGAAATAAAACGGGAGCGATCGCCAACTGAGCCATAGATCTCTCTGAAGTAAAAATGGCTAAATTAGTTGCTATTGTAACAGGGGAATCCCGCCTCAGGCATCTCCCCAGCACATGGATCTTCTATTTACAACGGAATGGGTGGCACGGGTAGGGGTAATAGGGGTAGTAGAGGGGCTGGTAAATCACCGGGCGAGGGGGATAGGGCACCGGCACAATAATATAGGTTTGGGATTGCCCCGGCGGACGGTAAATGACGGGAGTGTAGGGAGCATACTGCGGTGTCCGTGGCCGCCCAAAAGACTCTAGCCCCGGAAAAAAGACATCAACACCCGGCTGATTAGGAAAGAGGGGATAGGCGGCACGACTGGGGAGAGCGATCGCCAGCAGTGTGACTAAGCTACTGACAGTCAACGGCAGGAAGCGTAACATAGAAGCCTCCAAGGAGAGAGTGATCCTCTGATTCTGACGCTGCGGTGCCTAGGGAAGTTCCCGTAGAACACGACTCAAGATTTCCACCATTTGGTCAATGTGCGATCGCTCCACAATCAGCGGTGGCGAGAGGGCAATAATATCGCCAGTCACCCGAATCAGCAGCCCCGCCTCAAAAGCCCGACAGAGGGCATCATACCCCCGTACTCCCGCCTGACCCTGCCGTGGGGCTAATTCAATCCCAGCCACCAAGCCCAAGTTGCGAATATCAATGATATGGGGAAGGCCGCGTAGGCTGTGGACGGCCTCCTGCCAATAGGGTGCAAGGGAAGCAGCCCGCTCAAATAGGGCTTCTTTTTCATAAATCTCTAAGGTGGCCAAGGCGGCGGCACAAGCCAAGGGATGTCCTGAATAGGTGTAGCCATGGAAAAACTCAATTTGCCCCACTGGCCCTTGCATGAAGGTGTCGTAAATCTCATCACGGACAATGACGGCTCCCATGGGCACCGCCGCATTCGTCAGACCCTTGGCAACGGTAATGAGATCGGGGGTGACACCAAAGTACTGACTGGCAAAGGGGGCACCGAGACGGCCAAAGCCCGTGATTACCTCATCAAAGATGAGTAAAATGCCGTGGCGATCGCAAATGGCACGCAGGCGTTCCAAGTATCCTTGGGGCGGAATCAATACCCCCGTAGAGCCAGCGAGGGGTTCGACAATTACTGCCGCGATCGTCGAGGCATCATGGAGCGCCACTAAGCGTTCTAGCTCATCAGCTAAATG contains these protein-coding regions:
- a CDS encoding aspartate aminotransferase family protein, which translates into the protein MTLPTLVDLNLDPFWMPFTANRQFKQSPRLLVSAAGMYYRSIDGREILDATAGLWCVNAGHCRPEIVSAIAQQAGTLDFAPTFQMGHPGPFQVADRLRAITPDPLNHVFFANSGSEAVDTALKIALAYHRLRGEGTRQRLIGRERGYHGVGFGGISVGGIAPNRKFFGSLLAGVDHLPHTHNLEHNAFSKGQPAWGAHLADELERLVALHDASTIAAVIVEPLAGSTGVLIPPQGYLERLRAICDRHGILLIFDEVITGFGRLGAPFASQYFGVTPDLITVAKGLTNAAVPMGAVIVRDEIYDTFMQGPVGQIEFFHGYTYSGHPLACAAALATLEIYEKEALFERAASLAPYWQEAVHSLRGLPHIIDIRNLGLVAGIELAPRQGQAGVRGYDALCRAFEAGLLIRVTGDIIALSPPLIVERSHIDQMVEILSRVLRELP
- a CDS encoding VOC family protein — its product is MAQLAIAPVLFHLAFPVSNLTDTKAYYVDGLGCEPGRENPHCLIMKLYGHQLVAHVTDEPLTPPKSIYPRHFGLIFLAQADWQNLYERVINKGLDFYQPPRTRFANTPLEHQTFFLEDPFHNLIEIKHYRHVEAIFGLRDHRHIGDTPLVSAPQP
- a CDS encoding glutaredoxin family protein, encoding MTHLILYSKPGCHLCEGLQEKLATLREFTLEVRDITSRDEWWQAYQYEIPVLYLVVAEQIMPVPRFSPRASVEHIRQRLQQLTKASGSASGN